From Nocardioides sp. HDW12B, the proteins below share one genomic window:
- a CDS encoding DUF2142 domain-containing protein yields the protein MIDDRSVQQRSEGRTGRSRTPSIRLMAAGLLVLQAVWILAVPPFRASDEFDHVYRSAAVARGDIRADPSDATRGTGALVTVPDDIVRAAYPECKRLGYTDEADCVGTERSEGTEVATGAGRYHPLFYALVGVPALPFDGATALYVMRIAGALLCWGLIVLALVALRSTARTGWPYLGAALACSPVMVFSASMAAPNGLEMAAGLGLWAALLGLVRDDVVPRKSQLLLIGTLSASVLVTVRSLGPLWALLILGAVLLSVPDRRAAFRRLVTDRAVLAAAGVVLVVTLLSLAWIVSSSSLTIGKVPDDLGMSMGEKTEALVKSLVAWTFQSIGAFPYRNVPAPMAVYAFYLLVVVWFVILAYRFGVRSERLAVSVVMALALLVPLGLTISTFDEYGIAWQGRYTIPFSLGFLMLCGAALDRASASLWGPAALIAAVLYALAQALSPAVTAAREIPESPGIANGDWILVSPWVLGAVAGLAAYLMWHAAAQPTSGPLLRRRDARADS from the coding sequence GTGATCGACGACCGGAGCGTGCAGCAGCGCTCGGAGGGACGCACGGGCAGGTCGAGGACTCCCTCGATCCGTCTGATGGCGGCCGGACTCCTGGTCCTCCAGGCCGTCTGGATCCTCGCCGTCCCACCGTTCCGGGCGAGCGACGAGTTCGACCACGTCTACCGCTCCGCGGCGGTGGCGCGCGGCGACATCCGCGCGGACCCGTCCGACGCGACCCGCGGGACCGGCGCCCTTGTGACGGTCCCGGACGACATCGTTCGAGCGGCGTACCCGGAGTGCAAGCGACTCGGGTACACCGACGAGGCCGACTGCGTCGGCACCGAACGCTCGGAGGGCACCGAGGTGGCGACGGGTGCCGGGCGCTACCACCCCCTCTTCTACGCACTCGTCGGTGTTCCGGCCCTCCCCTTCGACGGCGCCACGGCTCTCTACGTCATGCGGATCGCCGGCGCACTCCTGTGCTGGGGCCTGATCGTCCTGGCGCTCGTCGCGCTGCGCTCGACGGCTCGGACCGGGTGGCCCTACCTCGGGGCCGCCCTGGCCTGCAGCCCCGTCATGGTGTTCAGCGCGTCCATGGCTGCACCCAACGGCCTCGAGATGGCAGCCGGCCTCGGTCTGTGGGCCGCGCTCCTCGGCCTGGTGCGCGACGACGTGGTGCCCCGCAAGAGTCAGTTGCTGCTGATCGGGACGCTGTCCGCGTCGGTCCTCGTGACGGTCCGCTCGCTCGGCCCGTTGTGGGCCCTGCTCATCCTCGGCGCCGTCCTGCTGAGCGTGCCCGACCGACGAGCCGCCTTCCGCCGCCTCGTGACGGACCGAGCCGTTCTCGCGGCCGCCGGCGTCGTCCTGGTCGTGACGTTGCTGAGCCTCGCGTGGATCGTGAGCTCGAGCTCGCTCACCATCGGCAAGGTGCCGGACGATCTCGGGATGAGCATGGGCGAGAAGACAGAGGCACTCGTCAAGTCGCTGGTCGCGTGGACCTTCCAGAGCATCGGGGCCTTTCCCTACCGCAACGTCCCGGCCCCGATGGCTGTCTATGCGTTCTACCTGCTCGTCGTGGTGTGGTTCGTCATCCTGGCGTACCGCTTCGGCGTGCGCTCCGAGCGCCTGGCCGTCAGCGTCGTGATGGCCCTGGCCCTGCTGGTCCCGCTCGGACTCACGATCAGCACGTTCGACGAGTACGGCATCGCGTGGCAGGGCAGGTACACGATCCCGTTCTCCCTCGGGTTCCTGATGCTCTGCGGGGCCGCCCTGGACCGTGCCTCCGCCTCGCTGTGGGGACCGGCCGCGCTGATCGCGGCGGTGCTGTACGCGCTGGCGCAGGCCCTCAGCCCTGCCGTGACCGCGGCACGCGAGATCCCCGAGAGCCCCGGGATCGCCAACGGCGACTGGATCCTCGTCTCTCCCTGGGTGCTGGGTGCCGTGGCGGGCCTGGCGGCGTACCTGATGTGGCACGCCGCAGCGCAGCCGACCAGCGGCCCGCTGCTGAGGAGGCGGGATGCTCGAGCAGACAGCTGA
- a CDS encoding glycosyltransferase family 2 protein, whose protein sequence is MYRDLRVAIVVPAHNEERLVGRVVTTAPDLVDLVVVVDDASTDGTSQAAADTRDPRLQLITLTENQGVGGAILAGHRRALDLGADVCVVMAGDAQMDPSFLPALLDPIADGDADFTKANRFFGPGSFRGMPRHRILGNVVLSFLTKAASGYWNLFDPQNGYTAIRSTALERLEFDRIAHRYEFENDLLIQLNVLRVPAKDVPVPASYGDEVSGIRLTSVAPRILRQLWRGFWYRMWWKYVVQSFSPVALMFFSGLAFVLFGVAVGVFVVVNTLGPPVASPGTIILSFGPLLTGFHLLITALYLDIQENSP, encoded by the coding sequence ATGTACCGCGACCTTCGTGTGGCGATCGTGGTTCCCGCGCACAACGAGGAACGTCTGGTGGGGCGCGTCGTCACGACAGCCCCCGACCTGGTCGATCTCGTCGTGGTCGTCGACGACGCCAGCACAGACGGAACCTCCCAGGCCGCGGCCGACACCCGCGACCCTCGCCTGCAGCTCATCACGCTGACGGAGAACCAAGGCGTCGGGGGCGCGATCCTCGCAGGGCACCGCCGGGCTCTCGACCTCGGCGCCGACGTCTGTGTGGTGATGGCCGGCGACGCCCAGATGGATCCGTCGTTCCTCCCCGCCCTGCTCGACCCGATCGCCGACGGCGACGCGGATTTCACCAAGGCCAACCGGTTCTTCGGCCCGGGCTCCTTTAGAGGCATGCCCCGGCACCGCATCCTCGGCAACGTGGTCCTCTCGTTCCTCACCAAGGCCGCGTCGGGCTACTGGAACCTCTTCGACCCGCAGAACGGTTACACCGCGATCCGCAGCACGGCCCTCGAACGTCTCGAGTTCGACCGGATCGCCCATCGCTACGAGTTCGAGAACGATCTCCTCATCCAGCTCAACGTCCTCCGCGTGCCGGCGAAGGACGTACCTGTGCCCGCCAGCTACGGCGACGAGGTGTCGGGGATCCGCCTCACCTCGGTCGCCCCGCGCATCCTGCGGCAGCTCTGGCGAGGCTTCTGGTACCGCATGTGGTGGAAGTACGTCGTCCAGTCCTTCTCCCCCGTCGCCCTGATGTTCTTCTCCGGGTTGGCGTTCGTCCTCTTCGGGGTCGCGGTGGGGGTGTTCGTCGTCGTCAACACACTGGGGCCGCCCGTGGCGAGCCCGGGCACGATCATCTTGTCCTTCGGCCCGCTGCTGACGGGCTTCCACCTGCTCATCACGGCGCTCTACCTCGACATCCAGGAGAACAGCCCGTGA
- a CDS encoding DegT/DnrJ/EryC1/StrS family aminotransferase: MSSGPVEAPVPLTRPSFGPAEREAIERVMASGWVAGQGPEGATLESVVARLAGRTDAVAVSSCTAGLHLLLDALDVGPGDEVIVPDYTFPATAYAVMHCGARPVCVDVDPLDGCLDPALVGASVTDRTRAIIGVDALGLCADWDALREVSEAHDLPLVEDAACSLGGSYRDRPAGAFGVAAVFSLHARKGVTCGEGGVVVTDDQALARRVRRASSFGLSSAHARAGEAGFAAPEFTELGWNYKLSDLASALAGAQVGRVRELIALRTAAAERYAVLAAVEGVSVPFVPPERTHTWQTYAVTLADHLDRDHVVDSLRERGIGCTMGTYDLSSQPVLGGERRPSVARRLARQQLALPMFADITAEQQRRVVAAVQDVVASGARRVS, from the coding sequence ATGTCGTCCGGTCCGGTCGAGGCCCCGGTCCCGCTCACGAGACCATCGTTCGGCCCGGCAGAGCGCGAGGCCATCGAGCGTGTCATGGCCTCCGGATGGGTGGCGGGACAGGGACCCGAGGGTGCCACGCTCGAATCCGTCGTCGCCAGGCTCGCCGGTCGCACCGACGCCGTGGCGGTCAGCAGCTGCACCGCGGGTCTGCACCTGCTGCTCGATGCCCTCGACGTAGGTCCAGGGGACGAGGTGATCGTGCCTGACTACACCTTTCCGGCAACGGCATATGCGGTGATGCACTGCGGGGCTCGGCCCGTGTGCGTCGACGTGGATCCACTCGACGGGTGCCTGGATCCGGCGCTCGTCGGTGCGTCCGTCACTGACAGGACTCGCGCGATCATCGGTGTCGACGCTCTCGGACTCTGCGCGGACTGGGACGCGCTCCGGGAGGTGTCGGAGGCTCACGACCTACCGCTCGTCGAGGACGCCGCGTGCTCCTTGGGAGGCTCCTACCGCGATCGGCCGGCTGGGGCCTTCGGGGTGGCGGCAGTGTTCTCGCTGCACGCACGCAAGGGCGTCACCTGCGGTGAGGGCGGCGTCGTGGTCACTGACGACCAAGCGCTGGCAAGGCGCGTGCGACGCGCCTCGAGCTTCGGGCTCAGCAGCGCGCACGCCCGCGCCGGAGAAGCCGGCTTCGCCGCGCCCGAGTTCACCGAGCTCGGATGGAACTACAAGCTCAGTGACCTCGCGTCCGCCCTGGCCGGCGCGCAGGTCGGGCGGGTGCGCGAGCTGATTGCGCTGCGGACGGCCGCAGCCGAGAGGTATGCCGTGCTCGCGGCGGTGGAAGGCGTATCAGTTCCGTTCGTACCGCCAGAGCGCACTCACACGTGGCAGACCTATGCCGTCACCTTGGCCGACCACCTAGACCGTGACCACGTCGTCGACTCGTTGCGAGAGCGCGGCATCGGCTGCACCATGGGCACCTACGACCTCTCCTCGCAACCCGTGCTCGGGGGGGAGCGGCGTCCGTCGGTGGCTCGCCGACTGGCTCGCCAGCAGCTGGCTCTGCCGATGTTCGCTGACATCACAGCTGAGCAGCAGCGACGTGTCGTGGCCGCGGTGCAGGACGTGGTTGCGTCAGGGGCCCGTCGGGTCAGCTGA
- a CDS encoding DapH/DapD/GlmU-related protein, whose amino-acid sequence MDRAATFIGDRTHVGAGAVVLMGVRIGSECVVGAGAVVTHDVPDRTCVVGVPARVVGRIDPDTGLIS is encoded by the coding sequence GTGGACCGAGCCGCGACCTTCATCGGCGACCGGACCCACGTCGGAGCGGGCGCCGTCGTCCTCATGGGTGTCCGCATCGGGAGCGAATGTGTCGTCGGTGCGGGGGCAGTCGTCACCCATGACGTGCCCGACCGCACCTGCGTCGTCGGGGTCCCGGCCCGCGTCGTCGGTCGGATCGACCCTGACACGGGTCTGATCAGCTGA
- a CDS encoding NAD-dependent epimerase/dehydratase family protein encodes MRPNATRGGPVRVGRSTVLVTGGLGYIGSHAVPELLDRGWRVRILDNRYRCDADAADALCAMPGVDLVEGDVRYPHAVDRAVQGVEAVVHLAAVCINKSIADPAESLDVNLMGTQHLLDSVSRHGVRRVVFASSASVYGNATQLPMREDGPVDPLTPYCTAKLAGEQLLAFHAQRSALTWLALRFFNVYGPGQPTDAFYTSVILTFVKRLLAGQPPVIDGRGDQSMDFVHVADVARAIGLALDSDASGESLNVGTGRQTTVAELAERLVVAMGADVVPQFRPREVLVARREASVERIAEVLGWRPRVEIDEGLASVLDWIKQHRA; translated from the coding sequence AGCTCCTGGACCGTGGATGGCGGGTACGCATCCTCGACAACCGGTACCGATGTGACGCCGATGCAGCGGATGCCCTGTGCGCGATGCCCGGTGTCGATCTCGTGGAGGGGGACGTCCGCTACCCGCACGCCGTCGATCGGGCCGTCCAAGGGGTCGAGGCTGTCGTGCACCTCGCGGCGGTCTGCATCAACAAGAGCATCGCCGACCCGGCAGAGAGCCTCGACGTGAACCTCATGGGCACGCAACACCTCTTGGACTCCGTCAGCCGGCACGGCGTACGTCGTGTCGTCTTCGCCTCCTCGGCCTCGGTGTACGGCAACGCCACCCAGCTGCCGATGCGCGAGGACGGACCCGTCGACCCGCTCACGCCCTACTGCACCGCCAAGCTCGCCGGTGAGCAGCTCCTTGCGTTCCACGCGCAACGATCGGCTCTCACCTGGCTGGCCCTTCGCTTCTTCAACGTCTACGGTCCCGGGCAACCGACCGATGCCTTCTACACCTCGGTCATCCTGACCTTCGTGAAGCGGTTGCTGGCCGGCCAGCCTCCGGTCATCGACGGTCGCGGCGACCAGAGCATGGACTTCGTGCACGTTGCTGACGTCGCGCGAGCGATCGGCCTGGCTCTCGACTCAGACGCGTCCGGAGAGTCGCTGAACGTCGGCACCGGTCGCCAGACGACGGTGGCCGAGCTGGCGGAGCGCCTCGTCGTGGCCATGGGGGCCGACGTGGTGCCCCAGTTCCGGCCACGCGAGGTGCTGGTCGCACGACGCGAGGCGAGCGTGGAGCGGATCGCGGAGGTGCTCGGCTGGCGCCCCAGGGTCGAGATAGACGAAGGCCTCGCCAGCGTCCTTGACTGGATCAAACAGCACCGTGCCTGA